A window of the Halodesulfovibrio sp. MK-HDV genome harbors these coding sequences:
- the flhB gene encoding flagellar biosynthesis protein FlhB, which produces MPQSDPSKTEQATPKKREKTREDGDVAKSQEVPKAATTLAGIIIVYAWIGTINEQIQHIMRTCYTFDATLDMTTKSAINFINEMAYDLAVMLLPVFLFLFLFAGLSMRVQVGHLWTMKVFKPKWSKFNPIKGMKNMFLSMQTLVRLIKSIAFAAVIGIAPYIVITDEMDNFIQLYNATPEGIAEYMLSLIYKVSLYATIAMLAIALADYFYTRWDYDENIKMSKDEVKDEHKQSEGDPKIRQQQRQKMAEMSQQRMMQDVPKADVVVTNPTHISVALRYNAMEAPAPIVVAMGADLMAKRIREIAKENDIPLRENVPLARALYKSVQVGDQIPEDLYKAVASILASLNKFKQKQ; this is translated from the coding sequence ATGCCACAAAGTGATCCGAGTAAGACAGAACAAGCGACGCCCAAAAAGCGGGAAAAGACCCGCGAAGATGGTGACGTCGCCAAGTCGCAAGAAGTTCCTAAAGCCGCAACAACCCTTGCAGGCATCATTATTGTTTATGCGTGGATTGGTACCATTAACGAGCAGATACAGCACATTATGCGTACCTGTTATACATTTGACGCTACGCTCGACATGACAACCAAGTCTGCCATCAACTTTATTAATGAAATGGCATACGATCTTGCGGTAATGCTCCTTCCAGTCTTCCTCTTCCTGTTTCTTTTTGCGGGATTATCCATGCGTGTTCAGGTTGGGCACCTGTGGACAATGAAGGTCTTTAAGCCGAAATGGAGTAAGTTCAACCCGATTAAAGGGATGAAAAACATGTTTTTGTCCATGCAGACACTGGTGCGACTCATTAAAAGCATCGCGTTTGCAGCCGTTATCGGTATTGCACCGTACATTGTTATTACGGATGAGATGGACAACTTCATTCAGCTCTATAACGCCACACCGGAAGGCATCGCAGAATACATGCTCAGCCTTATCTATAAGGTATCTCTGTACGCCACCATTGCCATGCTCGCTATTGCTCTTGCCGACTACTTTTACACTCGCTGGGACTATGATGAGAACATCAAGATGTCCAAAGACGAAGTAAAAGACGAACACAAGCAGTCAGAGGGTGATCCTAAGATTCGTCAACAGCAGCGTCAAAAAATGGCCGAGATGTCCCAGCAGCGCATGATGCAGGATGTTCCAAAGGCAGACGTTGTTGTTACAAACCCGACTCATATTTCCGTAGCCTTGCGCTACAACGCCATGGAAGCACCAGCACCAATTGTTGTTGCGATGGGTGCAGATCTTATGGCGAAGCGAATTAGAGAAATTGCAAAAGAAAACGACATTCCTCTACGAGAAAACGTCCCTCTGGCACGCGCTTTGTATAAGTCAGTACAGGTGGGTGATCAAATTCCGGAAGACCTCTACAAAGCAGTAGCTTCCATCCTTGCATCACTCAACAAGTTTAAGCAAAAACAGTAA
- a CDS encoding ATP-binding protein — translation MQGPNSRTLVRFFCGNSLSHSLLLGITVTVCGMIMLLGVFHYSQLYSSALDQVEKNATSRIQRISEILSIPIWNIEYDTVDRVIAVFSESISVLRIQVEEPNGKIIADKISDSSVPADRIISRDIYYNDQHIGRLTTHLSFAAFKKSQHEELINYLMTIGFLLIALLIITHRILEIYLKKPLVQLSKMIDQLRTGTYPEHYPTLRTRELQHIAINFKEMAKQVALRETELTKINTQLHENIEERKNIEYQLRTSQEQFSLIATTTMDGIVDRNFDQDFLLYTPRWKDLLGYTDAELTNSVSIWLERVHPDDRALVDSLTNGKLYDPAGRAEMEYRIKHKDGDYRWFLGREQVLKNQNGTPYRLIGTHSDITPKKRAEQRLLSTKEMLQNIINCMPSLIVGVTEQMTVTLWNDMVEGSTGILAKDAEGQRFRELLPELSFIERHIQKSFKAVTPITVPKVTSIRNGVPVTYDIVIFPVTISTKHVAVLRIDDISERLRMEERIIQTEKMASISGLAAGMAHEINNPLGGILQGIQNVQRRFSTDLAPNIRVADELDVSLKKMKNYMEAREIFGLLDGVAESGKRAASIVANMLEFSRSSNIKRIPSSVHSIIDKSIELAANDYLLKTQQNFDQIEIIREYDEAVSQISCAPQEIEQVLLNLLKNAAQAFSMTVPAIENPTIAITTQQSASGVMITVADNGPGMNEDVRKRVFEPFYTTKPVGDGTGLGLSVSYFIITNNHSGTISVTAAQDQGSTFNVYLPHAM, via the coding sequence ATGCAAGGCCCCAACTCTCGCACTTTAGTACGATTCTTCTGCGGCAATTCGCTCTCTCACAGTTTATTACTTGGCATTACTGTCACAGTATGTGGGATGATCATGCTACTTGGAGTCTTTCATTACTCACAACTATACAGCAGTGCACTCGATCAAGTTGAAAAAAATGCTACAAGTCGCATCCAGCGCATTTCTGAAATCCTCTCTATACCTATCTGGAATATTGAATATGACACTGTAGACAGGGTCATTGCTGTTTTCTCTGAATCTATCAGCGTACTTAGGATTCAAGTTGAAGAACCGAATGGGAAAATTATTGCTGATAAGATAAGTGATTCATCCGTTCCTGCAGATAGAATTATCTCCAGAGATATTTATTATAATGATCAACATATCGGTCGGCTGACCACACATCTTTCTTTTGCTGCGTTTAAAAAGAGTCAACATGAAGAGTTAATAAACTATCTCATGACGATTGGCTTTCTACTTATTGCTCTGCTCATTATTACTCATAGGATTCTGGAAATATATCTAAAAAAGCCTCTTGTACAACTGAGCAAGATGATCGATCAGTTGCGCACAGGGACATATCCAGAGCACTACCCCACGCTCCGCACACGGGAGTTACAACACATCGCCATCAATTTTAAAGAAATGGCGAAGCAAGTTGCGTTGCGTGAAACAGAGCTGACAAAAATAAACACACAGCTTCATGAAAATATTGAAGAAAGAAAGAATATTGAATACCAGCTGCGAACAAGTCAGGAGCAATTCAGTCTCATTGCCACGACCACTATGGACGGCATTGTTGACCGTAATTTTGATCAGGACTTTCTTTTGTACACGCCGCGTTGGAAAGATCTTTTGGGATATACAGATGCTGAACTGACAAATTCAGTTTCAATCTGGCTTGAACGAGTTCACCCTGACGACCGTGCACTTGTAGATTCTCTTACAAACGGAAAGTTGTATGATCCGGCAGGTCGAGCGGAGATGGAATACCGCATTAAACACAAAGACGGGGATTATCGCTGGTTCCTTGGTCGTGAACAAGTCCTGAAAAATCAAAACGGAACTCCGTACAGGCTTATCGGGACTCATTCAGATATCACGCCTAAAAAACGAGCCGAACAACGTCTCCTTTCTACAAAAGAAATGCTTCAAAATATTATTAACTGCATGCCGTCATTAATTGTAGGCGTCACAGAGCAAATGACTGTGACGTTATGGAATGACATGGTGGAAGGCAGCACAGGAATTTTAGCAAAAGATGCTGAAGGACAACGCTTTAGAGAACTGTTACCTGAGCTTTCGTTTATTGAGCGGCATATTCAAAAATCATTCAAAGCTGTCACACCGATAACTGTTCCCAAAGTTACTTCCATTCGAAATGGCGTGCCCGTTACGTACGACATCGTCATCTTCCCTGTTACTATCAGCACAAAACACGTTGCAGTATTGCGTATTGATGACATTTCAGAACGACTGCGTATGGAAGAGCGGATTATTCAGACAGAAAAAATGGCATCCATCAGCGGTTTGGCAGCAGGCATGGCGCACGAAATCAACAACCCGCTGGGTGGGATTCTTCAAGGAATACAGAACGTCCAACGCAGATTCAGCACCGACCTTGCGCCAAATATTCGAGTTGCCGATGAGCTTGATGTTTCGCTAAAAAAAATGAAAAATTACATGGAAGCACGGGAAATTTTCGGTCTACTGGATGGCGTTGCAGAAAGTGGAAAGCGCGCAGCTTCCATTGTTGCCAACATGCTTGAATTTAGCAGAAGTTCGAATATAAAACGAATCCCTAGCAGTGTGCATAGCATCATTGATAAATCCATTGAGCTTGCAGCTAATGACTACTTATTGAAGACACAGCAGAATTTTGATCAAATTGAAATCATCAGAGAATATGACGAGGCAGTTTCCCAGATATCCTGTGCGCCGCAGGAAATAGAACAGGTACTTCTTAATCTGTTAAAGAACGCGGCACAGGCTTTTTCAATGACGGTTCCTGCCATTGAAAATCCTACGATAGCCATTACGACTCAGCAATCAGCATCGGGCGTTATGATTACCGTGGCAGACAACGGCCCCGGCATGAATGAAGACGTACGCAAACGTGTGTTTGAACCGTTTTATACAACAAAACCCGTAGGCGATGGTACCGGCCTTGGGCTTTCTGTTTCCTACTTTATTATTACCAACAACCACAGTGGAACAATTTCGGTTACAGCAGCACAGGATCAAGGTTCTACATTTAATGTATACCTACCTCATGCAATGTAA
- the fliR gene encoding flagellar biosynthetic protein FliR, with translation MAEFLSFLLTLMRLSLVVFLLPFFEGKTIPRVVKASVCLMLTLAIFPSISFEATDFPAHPFEIALIMLSEILLGVLLGLAVKFIFAGIRTGGMVIGFQMGFSMLTLANPSSGEQEGITSILLYQLSFTVFIVANGHLYLIKALTDSFDLIPPGGLVLSAMLGQQILTLSMTMFVLAIKVAAPVMISLMLVELTLGLMGRAAPQMNLLMLGFPVKIAVGLVFIGMLFTLMGQRMEGLILSLGPMFSHLMKAGSPLLQQ, from the coding sequence ATGGCAGAATTTCTAAGCTTTCTGCTCACACTTATGCGACTCAGCCTTGTAGTCTTTCTGCTGCCATTCTTCGAGGGAAAAACCATCCCCCGTGTGGTTAAAGCATCTGTGTGCCTCATGCTCACCCTTGCCATATTCCCGTCGATATCATTCGAAGCAACAGATTTTCCAGCACATCCATTTGAAATTGCACTAATAATGCTCAGTGAAATTCTACTCGGAGTTCTGCTAGGGCTTGCTGTTAAATTTATTTTTGCAGGAATTAGAACCGGCGGTATGGTTATCGGCTTCCAGATGGGTTTTTCCATGCTTACCCTTGCTAACCCATCATCAGGTGAGCAAGAAGGCATCACGTCTATCCTACTATACCAATTGAGCTTTACCGTTTTCATTGTTGCAAACGGTCACTTATATCTCATTAAAGCGCTAACAGATTCCTTTGACCTTATTCCGCCGGGAGGACTCGTCCTCTCTGCCATGCTAGGTCAACAAATTCTTACTCTGTCGATGACCATGTTCGTTTTGGCAATTAAGGTTGCCGCTCCAGTTATGATCTCACTTATGCTGGTTGAATTGACCCTTGGTCTTATGGGTCGAGCAGCGCCACAGATGAACCTTCTTATGCTTGGTTTTCCAGTAAAAATCGCTGTAGGTCTTGTCTTTATCGGCATGTTGTTCACCCTCATGGGACAACGAATGGAAGGACTTATTTTAAGCCTTGGCCCGATGTTCTCCCATCTCATGAAAGCCGGCTCTCCGCTGCTACAGCAATAA
- the flhA gene encoding flagellar biosynthesis protein FlhA — protein MAASANTSTMNYERFSQHGDLLLAGGVVLILFVMLIPIPTLLMDVMLSMSISLSLLVLVTSMFIKSPLEFSIFPTLLLVTTLFRLALNVATTRLILLHGSEGPDAAGDVIQSFGQFVVGGNYVIGIVIFAILFILNKMVITSGTTRIAEVAARFTLDAMPGKQMAIEADLNAGLLDEKTATLRRETIRREADFYGAMDGAGKFVQGDVMAGLLITIVNITAGIMIAVFQNDMSWNDALSTYTLLTVGDGLVSTIPSIIISTAAGIIVSRAAAEAKMGEEFIGQLTSNSKALNLVGCVLLVFALVPGMPFISFSFFAICMFVIARLTSNASDEVAQRTGASGTSEQGSGDNSQEALDTPEAVQSLLPLDALELEVGYGLIPLVDEAQDGNLLSRIRTIRRQFALDMGVIIPSLHLRDNLQLKPGQYTVLIKGNEMAGAEILIDHFLAMDPGDARHSIKGIETREPAFNLPALWVPEAQKEEAILAGYTVVDPSTVIATHLTEVFKRSLADFLGRQEIQSLLDNLAKHAPKAVEELVPNVLTLGAVQKVLQNLVRENISIRDLLTIVETLADYGTSVKNPDVLTEYVRERLARTIVRPYMDQENTLPIIMLDPNVEKTVQEAIRQTEGGAYLALDPATAQQVIQAVNSSVENAVVTDGQPVILTSPMVRPHLSQLIMRFIPNIPVISQAEIPADIRLNTVGNVGI, from the coding sequence ATGGCTGCCAGCGCAAATACCTCTACAATGAATTACGAACGCTTCTCACAGCACGGAGATTTACTCCTCGCTGGCGGTGTAGTGCTCATTCTTTTTGTAATGCTCATTCCTATCCCGACCCTGCTTATGGACGTCATGCTCAGCATGTCCATTTCCTTGTCGCTGCTGGTGCTTGTTACATCTATGTTTATCAAGTCGCCGCTTGAATTTTCCATTTTCCCGACCCTGTTGCTGGTAACCACTCTTTTTCGCCTTGCTCTTAACGTGGCGACAACCCGCCTTATCCTGCTGCACGGCAGTGAAGGCCCAGACGCTGCCGGTGACGTAATTCAGTCCTTCGGGCAATTCGTTGTCGGTGGTAACTACGTTATCGGTATCGTAATTTTCGCAATTCTTTTTATTCTGAACAAAATGGTTATTACCTCCGGTACAACACGTATCGCCGAGGTTGCAGCCCGATTCACGCTTGATGCTATGCCGGGTAAGCAGATGGCAATTGAGGCAGACTTAAACGCAGGTCTCCTTGATGAAAAAACTGCTACACTGCGCCGCGAAACCATCCGCCGAGAAGCTGACTTCTACGGTGCAATGGACGGTGCCGGTAAGTTTGTTCAGGGTGACGTAATGGCGGGTTTGCTCATTACTATAGTTAACATCACCGCGGGCATCATGATTGCTGTTTTCCAGAACGACATGTCATGGAATGACGCACTTTCTACATATACTCTGCTCACCGTTGGTGACGGTCTTGTATCTACAATCCCTTCCATCATTATCTCTACCGCTGCCGGTATCATCGTATCCCGTGCTGCAGCTGAAGCGAAAATGGGCGAAGAGTTCATCGGCCAGCTTACATCTAATTCAAAAGCACTCAACCTTGTCGGTTGCGTACTCCTCGTATTCGCTTTGGTTCCGGGTATGCCTTTCATCTCATTCTCATTCTTCGCAATCTGCATGTTTGTTATCGCAAGACTGACATCCAACGCCAGCGACGAAGTTGCACAGCGTACCGGTGCCAGTGGAACGAGCGAACAAGGAAGCGGAGACAATTCTCAGGAAGCGCTGGATACTCCGGAAGCAGTACAATCACTTCTTCCTCTGGATGCTCTGGAACTGGAAGTTGGTTATGGCCTTATCCCGCTTGTTGATGAAGCACAGGACGGCAACCTGCTCTCACGTATCAGAACAATTCGCCGACAGTTTGCATTGGACATGGGTGTCATTATTCCGTCCCTGCATCTGCGTGACAACCTGCAGCTCAAACCGGGGCAGTACACAGTACTTATTAAAGGCAACGAAATGGCAGGGGCAGAAATCCTCATCGACCATTTCCTTGCAATGGACCCGGGCGATGCGCGCCATTCCATTAAAGGTATTGAAACCCGCGAACCGGCATTTAACTTGCCAGCTCTCTGGGTACCGGAAGCACAAAAAGAAGAAGCCATACTCGCAGGGTATACCGTTGTTGACCCATCCACGGTTATTGCAACGCACCTTACCGAAGTATTCAAACGCAGCCTCGCAGACTTCCTTGGCCGTCAGGAAATTCAGTCTCTTCTGGATAACCTTGCCAAGCATGCTCCAAAAGCTGTGGAAGAACTGGTACCAAACGTACTTACATTGGGCGCAGTACAGAAAGTTCTGCAGAACCTCGTACGAGAAAATATTTCGATCCGCGACCTGCTCACTATTGTTGAAACTCTCGCGGACTACGGAACAAGCGTTAAAAACCCAGATGTACTCACAGAGTATGTCCGCGAACGCTTAGCACGTACAATTGTTAGACCGTATATGGATCAGGAGAACACACTCCCGATCATTATGCTGGACCCGAATGTGGAAAAAACTGTTCAGGAAGCCATCCGGCAGACAGAAGGCGGAGCATATCTTGCACTTGACCCTGCAACAGCACAGCAAGTTATTCAGGCCGTAAATTCATCTGTAGAAAACGCAGTCGTTACCGATGGTCAGCCAGTGATTCTGACTTCCCCGATGGTACGACCACATCTTTCCCAGCTGATTATGCGATTCATTCCAAACATTCCGGTTATATCTCAAGCAGAAATACCTGCAGACATTCGTTTGAACACTGTTGGTAATGTAGGAATTTAA
- a CDS encoding IMP cyclohydrolase, with amino-acid sequence MDLLPIKRALLSATDKTGLVEFATFLSENGVELVSTGGTARMLKEAGLKVTPVSDVTGFPEILGGRVKTLNPFIHGGILADKDNPEHLATLKEHEIAAFDLIVVNLYNFENAAARGLDLRGAVEEIDIGGPCMLRAAAKNFHSILVLPDPSEYNAVQKELLENEMRVGLALRRDMAVKTFARTSQYDGMITEYLASKDI; translated from the coding sequence ATGGACCTTTTGCCTATTAAACGAGCACTGTTGAGTGCCACAGATAAGACTGGTTTGGTCGAATTTGCGACGTTTTTGAGCGAGAATGGTGTAGAGTTGGTTTCTACCGGCGGTACAGCACGTATGCTTAAAGAAGCCGGGCTGAAGGTTACACCTGTAAGTGATGTTACAGGATTCCCTGAAATCCTTGGCGGCAGAGTAAAGACTCTTAATCCGTTCATTCATGGTGGTATCCTTGCAGACAAGGACAACCCTGAACATCTTGCTACCCTTAAAGAACACGAGATTGCAGCGTTCGATTTGATTGTAGTAAACCTCTACAATTTCGAAAATGCAGCAGCACGCGGTCTTGATTTACGTGGTGCGGTTGAAGAAATCGACATCGGCGGCCCTTGTATGCTTCGTGCCGCAGCTAAAAACTTCCATTCTATCCTCGTTCTTCCTGATCCTTCCGAGTACAACGCTGTACAGAAGGAACTGCTCGAAAATGAAATGCGAGTAGGGCTTGCGCTTCGTCGTGATATGGCGGTAAAAACATTCGCACGTACTTCTCAGTACGATGGAATGATTACGGAGTATCTTGCTAGCAAAGATATTTAA
- the hflX gene encoding GTPase HflX, with protein sequence MVLVGDTGAIYIPELPRARSSSDRLRGLRLVHTHLNESLLSQEDLMDMLFLRLDSISVLTVDGMGTPGLFQSAHILPVPSEDGTAYNVHGVTSWENVDIDFEAQTDALEEELARTADSARKQGGTEHAVLVSVSTLPKDVQESHLNELAELADTAGVSVAGRLVQRVRQVNHKFIMGRGKLSELEILCLQGNASMIIFDGELSPAQLRNLTEVTERKVIDRTQLILDIFAQHATTRAGKLQVEMAQLQYSLPRLVGKNRAMDRLMGGIGGRGPGETKLETDRRKVRDRISRFKKELDSLRKQRSFARDRRNKARVPVAALVGYTNAGKSTTLNALTNSTVLAENKLFATLDPTTRRLRFPEDRELILTDTVGFIRNLPKELREAFRATLEELEAADLLLHVADAGHPELEKQIAAVDKILEDMDLHEIPTTLILNKWDALDNEQKEALMHLYPHAIHAAAKNRMGLDEISQEIIDRIDWERGMVN encoded by the coding sequence ATGGTGCTGGTGGGCGATACTGGTGCTATCTACATTCCGGAACTTCCTCGCGCTCGTTCCAGTAGCGACCGTTTACGCGGTCTGCGTCTTGTTCATACTCATTTGAACGAGTCTCTTCTTTCGCAGGAAGACTTAATGGATATGCTCTTCTTGCGTTTGGATTCTATATCTGTGCTCACCGTTGATGGCATGGGTACTCCTGGACTTTTTCAGTCTGCTCATATTCTTCCTGTTCCTTCAGAAGACGGCACTGCGTACAATGTGCACGGCGTCACCTCATGGGAAAATGTTGATATTGATTTTGAAGCGCAGACAGACGCCCTTGAAGAAGAACTTGCACGAACAGCCGACAGCGCTCGAAAACAAGGCGGCACTGAACATGCGGTTTTGGTAAGTGTAAGCACGTTGCCAAAGGATGTTCAGGAATCACACTTGAACGAGTTGGCAGAACTTGCTGACACTGCCGGTGTTTCGGTTGCAGGTAGACTTGTGCAGCGGGTGCGTCAGGTAAATCACAAATTTATTATGGGCAGAGGTAAGCTTTCAGAGCTGGAAATCCTTTGCCTGCAGGGCAATGCTTCCATGATCATTTTTGATGGTGAGCTTTCCCCTGCGCAGCTACGTAACCTTACGGAAGTAACAGAACGAAAGGTTATCGATAGAACGCAGCTTATTCTTGATATTTTTGCTCAGCACGCGACAACACGCGCTGGTAAATTGCAGGTCGAGATGGCGCAGTTGCAGTATTCTTTGCCGCGTCTGGTTGGTAAAAACCGCGCAATGGACAGATTGATGGGTGGAATCGGCGGACGTGGTCCGGGTGAAACCAAGCTTGAGACTGACCGACGTAAAGTACGTGACCGTATTTCCCGCTTTAAAAAAGAGCTGGATTCACTGCGCAAGCAACGTTCTTTTGCGCGAGACCGTCGTAACAAGGCACGCGTGCCTGTTGCAGCGCTTGTTGGCTATACCAACGCGGGTAAGTCTACCACTCTGAACGCGTTAACCAACTCGACAGTGCTTGCTGAAAACAAGTTGTTCGCAACGCTTGATCCCACAACTCGTAGATTGCGTTTCCCAGAAGACCGCGAACTTATTTTGACAGATACCGTAGGATTTATCCGAAATCTGCCGAAAGAGCTGCGCGAAGCATTCCGTGCAACGCTTGAAGAGCTTGAAGCTGCCGATTTACTTTTGCATGTGGCAGACGCTGGGCATCCTGAGCTTGAAAAGCAAATTGCCGCCGTTGACAAAATTTTGGAAGATATGGATTTGCATGAGATTCCGACAACGCTGATCTTAAACAAGTGGGATGCACTTGATAATGAACAGAAGGAAGCTTTGATGCATTTGTATCCGCATGCAATTCATGCTGCTGCAAAGAACAGAATGGGGCTTGATGAGATCTCGCAGGAGATTATTGACCGCATTGACTGGGAACGCGGCATGGTAAATTAG
- a CDS encoding flagellar biosynthesis protein FlhF yields the protein MQVKTFSGQTTRSVLAQIKQEMGEEAVILSKQEGKDAENRWCQITAGVERAVDEIQEAETQEYAAPAGWSRWHEEWSEIKEYIAELVKPRLQLHKLSPRQRLALEHLQRHDVDDTVILRLLRPLKSDASMSILAPLGDLIKFKPWGNEWKSRVHTFVGPFGVGKTSAAVRMALELRRQNPSMRICFVNADCARGNGRLLLRHYAQLCDMGYYEIRDSITFANTIRDAAKSYDRIIIDMPGLGLRDSFKEQVEHFGLHAIRENSFHRVLSPTASSKQLTATLEKYRAVKGGSIVWTKIDEACTFGTIINTAVSTGLPISAFSYGSGLKSTLAPAKDVMLWRLIFKNQLPGEYTIHQNA from the coding sequence ATGCAGGTAAAAACTTTTTCAGGACAGACAACACGTTCCGTACTCGCTCAGATCAAACAGGAAATGGGCGAAGAGGCAGTTATCCTTTCTAAACAGGAAGGCAAAGATGCGGAAAACCGCTGGTGCCAGATTACTGCCGGTGTTGAACGTGCGGTAGATGAAATTCAGGAAGCTGAGACTCAGGAATACGCAGCGCCTGCAGGCTGGAGCCGCTGGCATGAAGAATGGTCAGAAATTAAAGAGTACATTGCGGAACTCGTTAAGCCACGTCTTCAACTGCATAAGCTTTCTCCGCGTCAGCGTCTCGCGCTTGAACATCTTCAGCGCCATGATGTTGACGACACTGTAATCCTTCGTCTGCTGCGTCCGCTTAAAAGCGACGCGAGCATGTCTATCCTTGCTCCGCTTGGTGATCTGATCAAATTCAAGCCTTGGGGTAACGAATGGAAAAGTCGTGTACATACTTTTGTAGGTCCGTTCGGTGTAGGTAAAACCAGTGCTGCTGTACGCATGGCATTGGAGCTACGCAGACAAAATCCATCTATGCGTATCTGTTTTGTCAATGCAGACTGCGCTCGAGGCAACGGTAGATTACTGTTACGCCACTATGCACAGCTTTGTGACATGGGGTACTACGAAATTCGTGATAGTATTACCTTCGCAAATACAATACGCGACGCTGCAAAAAGTTATGACCGCATCATTATTGACATGCCGGGACTGGGTCTGCGTGACTCTTTCAAGGAACAAGTTGAGCATTTTGGACTGCACGCTATCCGCGAAAACTCTTTCCACAGGGTGCTTTCACCTACAGCGAGTAGTAAACAACTCACTGCAACGCTGGAAAAGTATCGTGCAGTAAAGGGTGGTAGCATTGTCTGGACTAAGATCGACGAAGCTTGTACATTCGGTACCATAATCAATACAGCTGTTTCCACGGGACTTCCTATTTCAGCCTTTTCATACGGCTCCGGACTTAAGAGCACACTTGCTCCGGCAAAAGACGTAATGCTGTGGAGACTCATTTTTAAAAACCAGCTTCCCGGCGAATATACAATTCACCAGAATGCCTAA
- a CDS encoding MinD/ParA family protein, giving the protein MSGNLPLVLSVTSGKGGVGKTNLSVNLAYSLAQKGKRVVLLDADLGLANVDVLLGLTPEQNLFHLFSEGVALSDILYSTPYGFDILPASSGIGEMLTLSTGQKLDLLESMDSLEDKVDFLIVDTGAGINDNVLYFNLAVQERIVVLTAEPTSLTDAYSLIKVMKLNHGVEHFKVVVNMAESEKMAKEMFVRLYSACDHFLSGVSLDYAGCLPRDPAVRKAIVAQRPVCQQNPVAPVCQSIGKLADKIQNWEIAANLDGNIKFFWKKLLFQQ; this is encoded by the coding sequence ATGAGTGGCAACCTTCCTCTTGTCCTGTCTGTAACCTCCGGTAAAGGAGGCGTAGGCAAAACAAACCTATCCGTTAACCTTGCGTATTCATTAGCGCAAAAAGGGAAACGTGTTGTTTTGCTGGATGCAGATCTAGGACTTGCAAACGTAGATGTTTTGTTAGGCCTTACGCCTGAGCAAAACCTCTTTCACCTGTTCAGCGAAGGGGTTGCCCTTTCCGATATTCTGTATTCCACCCCTTACGGGTTTGATATTCTCCCCGCCTCTTCCGGCATAGGTGAAATGCTTACGCTTTCCACCGGCCAAAAACTTGACCTGCTCGAGTCAATGGACAGTCTGGAAGACAAGGTAGATTTTCTTATTGTGGATACCGGTGCAGGTATTAACGATAACGTTCTGTACTTCAACCTTGCAGTCCAAGAGCGCATCGTAGTGCTTACAGCAGAACCAACCTCACTGACCGATGCGTACTCCCTCATTAAAGTAATGAAGTTGAACCACGGCGTTGAGCACTTTAAAGTAGTTGTGAACATGGCTGAATCTGAAAAGATGGCTAAAGAAATGTTCGTCCGCCTTTACTCTGCCTGTGATCATTTCCTGTCCGGAGTTTCTTTGGATTACGCTGGCTGCCTGCCGCGCGATCCTGCTGTACGTAAAGCTATTGTGGCTCAACGTCCTGTCTGTCAACAGAATCCGGTCGCGCCGGTTTGCCAATCTATTGGTAAACTCGCAGACAAGATTCAAAATTGGGAAATAGCTGCGAATCTTGATGGAAATATCAAGTTTTTCTGGAAAAAACTCCTCTTCCAGCAGTAA